A single region of the Streptomyces caelestis genome encodes:
- a CDS encoding catalase, whose product MTQGPLTTEAGAPVADNQNSETAGVGGPVLVQDQLLLEKLAHFNRERIPERVVHARGAGAYGTFTVTADVTPYTRAAFLSEIGKQTEVFLRFSTVAGNLGAADAVRDPRGFALKFYTEQGNYDLVGNNTPVFFIKDAIKFPDFIHTQKRDPYTGSTEADNVWDFWSLSPESAHQVTWLFGDRGIPASYRHMDGFGSHTFQWQNEAGEVFWVKYHFKTDQGIRNLTQAEADRLAGEDPDSHQRDLREAIERGEFPSWTVQVQIMPEADAATYRFNPFDLTKVWPHADHPPIEIGKLELNRNPENIFAEVEQSIFSPAHFVPGIGPSPDKMLQGRLFAYGDAHRYRVGINADHLPVNRPHATVARTNSRDGHLYDGRHKGAKNYEPNSFGGPFQTDRPLWSATAVSGVTGSHPAPVHAEGDDFVQAGNLYRLMSEDEKERLIANLAGFIARVSLDDIVERAIDNFRRADGDYGKRLEAAVQALRG is encoded by the coding sequence ATGACGCAGGGACCGCTCACGACGGAGGCCGGTGCTCCGGTCGCCGACAACCAGAACAGCGAGACCGCGGGTGTGGGCGGCCCGGTGCTCGTCCAGGACCAGCTCCTGCTGGAGAAGCTCGCCCACTTCAACCGCGAGCGCATCCCGGAGCGCGTCGTGCACGCCCGTGGCGCCGGGGCCTACGGCACCTTCACGGTGACCGCCGACGTCACCCCGTACACCCGCGCCGCGTTCCTCTCCGAGATCGGCAAGCAGACCGAGGTCTTCCTGCGCTTCTCGACCGTGGCCGGCAACCTGGGGGCGGCGGACGCGGTCCGTGACCCGCGCGGCTTCGCGCTGAAGTTCTACACCGAGCAGGGCAACTACGACCTCGTCGGCAACAACACTCCGGTGTTCTTCATCAAGGACGCCATCAAGTTCCCGGACTTCATCCACACCCAGAAGCGCGACCCGTACACCGGCTCGACGGAGGCGGACAACGTCTGGGACTTCTGGAGCCTGTCGCCCGAGTCCGCGCACCAGGTGACCTGGCTGTTCGGTGACCGCGGCATCCCCGCCTCGTACCGCCACATGGACGGCTTCGGCTCGCACACCTTCCAGTGGCAGAACGAGGCCGGCGAGGTCTTCTGGGTCAAGTACCACTTCAAGACCGACCAGGGGATCAGGAACCTCACCCAGGCCGAGGCCGACAGGCTGGCCGGCGAGGACCCGGACAGCCACCAGCGCGATCTGCGCGAGGCCATCGAGCGCGGTGAGTTCCCGTCCTGGACCGTACAGGTGCAGATCATGCCGGAGGCGGACGCGGCGACGTACCGCTTCAACCCGTTCGACCTGACCAAGGTCTGGCCGCACGCCGACCACCCGCCGATCGAGATCGGCAAGCTGGAGCTCAACCGCAACCCGGAGAACATCTTCGCCGAGGTCGAGCAGTCGATCTTCAGCCCCGCGCACTTCGTGCCGGGCATCGGCCCGTCCCCGGACAAGATGCTCCAGGGCCGCCTCTTCGCGTACGGCGACGCCCACCGCTACCGCGTCGGCATCAACGCCGACCACCTGCCGGTGAACCGCCCGCACGCCACCGTGGCGCGCACCAACTCCCGTGACGGTCACCTCTACGACGGCCGCCACAAGGGCGCGAAGAACTACGAGCCGAACAGCTTCGGCGGCCCGTTCCAGACGGACCGTCCGCTGTGGTCCGCCACGGCCGTGAGCGGCGTGACGGGCAGCCATCCGGCCCCTGTCCATGCCGAGGGCGACGACTTCGTGCAGGCGGGCAACCTCTACCGGCTGATGAGCGAGGACGAGAAGGAACGGCTGATCGCCAACCTGGCGGGCTTCATCGCCAGGGTCTCGCTGGACGACATCGTCGAGCGGGCGATCGACAACTTCCGTCGGGCCGACGGAGACTACGGCAAACGGCTTGAGGCCGCGGTCCAGGCCCTGCGCGGCTGA